The DNA region GAGAATCGCTTCACGCAGCAAAGCGGCGAGACTTTCGGCAGCCTTCGCCGCAAGCGCGTCCGTCACGACGGGCGCAATGGCCGTGGCTGCGCCAGCGCTGACCAGCTGAGCGACTTCTTCGGCGATATCGCGGACGCGGGATGCAATGACCGCCGCCGCCTCCACTTCATAGCGAATCTTCAGTTCCTCGAGCGCGCGCGCATGGGCCTCGGCCAGAGCGCGCGCCTCGCTTTCGTATTTCTCGGCCAAATCAGCGGTCGCCGCGGCATGGCCTTGCGCATAGGCGTCACGCCGCTCCGCCTCGAGGTCGACCGGCGGTTCGCTCGGCGGCTCCGGAAAAACATCTCCGGCCAAATCGTCGATATCGATGATCGGCCCTGACGGCTTCGGTTCGCCGAAGTCCTTCAAATACCGAGAAAGCGAAATGCTCATAGAAACCATCCAGCGTCCGGGAGACGTGCGGCATGCCCGCCCCCGTTCAAAATGACCTTGTGCGCGACATGTCCTTCGCAGCGAACAAGGGCTTGACCTTGCACCGGCACGATTTTCGGACGATGCCTTCATGCCGGAAACTAGGAAGTCAAACTTGCGCGAAGATGAATGGCGCCGCCGCCATCAGTGATCACGCCCAGCTCTATTCCAGCAGAATGAGGATCTTGCTCGCTGCCGTGTTGAGGATCGAGATCGCTTCGACGGCCATCTGCTTCTGGGTTTCAATCGCCTTCTGGCGGATCGAAGCCTCATCCATATCGGTATCGACGAGCGCGCCGACGCTTTTGTCGATCGAATCCGACAGATCAGCGGCGTAATCGATCTGATCGTCGATACGCGTCTTCATCACACCGATGGAGGCTGCCGTCGTCGTCAGTGAGGAGAACAGGGAGTCGGTCACATCGAGCATGTCGACGAGCTGGGCGTCGGTGGTGTTCTTGCCGATCGCGATTTCGCTGCCCGTCGCCGGCGTGGTCGAACCGGCGTCCAGCAGGTAATAATTCCGCGGTCCGGTGCCGCTGTTGTTGATCGCCTGGGCGTCAATCGCCTTGGTGAACAGGCCACCGCTCGCATTGTTCTTGTCGATGAGGATGGTCTGCGACGAAGGGAAGTCGATGGTCTGGGCCTGGTATTCGCCCGTCGAGGCGCGCACGAAGCCTGAAATGACCGACCATGCCGGCGGCGCGGTCTTGTCACTGTTCAGCAACCAGTTCTCGCCTGCAAACGACGTTGATTCGACAACGGTCTTCAGCTGCTCCTTATATTCGCTGATCTCGGCATTGATCTTGTCCTTGTCGGTGCCGGGCTCTCTTGCAGCAACCAGCTTGGCGCGGATCTGGCTGACGAGATCGAGCGCCGAATTCATTGCCGTGTAGGTCGCATCCACCTTGGCAGCGCCGAGACCCAGCGCATCGCCGATCGTGCCGAGATTGGTGCTATCCGAGCGCATGACAGTGGCGACCGACCAGTAGGAGGCATCGTCTGCGGCCGTCTCGATCCGATAGCCCGAAGAAACTTGCTGCTGGGTCTGACTGGCTTCTTTGTTGATGCTGCGCAGCACCGCAAGTGCATTCACCGCGGCCGCGCTGGTAATCTTAACGGTCATCGACAGGGTCTCGGAATAAGATGAAAGGGCAGGCCGGATTGCCGGCGGCGACTGAAGTGGCCTCATGCCTCCGGCGAAATTTCACCGGCGCGTCGCAAAAGCAAATCAACTCAAGGCGAAGTTAACTCGATATCAACTTGTTGGGCAAGAGCGGCGCCGCGAGCGCGACATTCGGATTGCCTCGCAAGTCAAACCATTGTTGTCAAAGAAAGAACCGCGCCGTTTCGGGCGCGGTCCGGAAGGTTTTCTGCTTGCGGCCGAACGGCGGCGCAAGATTCGGTCCAGCTTCAGCGGCTGATTTAGCTGCGGAACAGCGTGAGGATGTTCTGAGCGCTGGAGTTGGCGATCGACAGCGACTGGATCGCCAGCTGCTGCTGGGTCTGCAACGCCGTCAGCTTGCTCGATTCCTCTTCCATGTCAGCATCGACGAGGCGGCCGACGCCCGAATCGATCGAATCGGTGAGCGCTCCGACGAAGTTTTCCTGCAATTCGATACGCGTCGAAATCGAACCGAGTTGCGATGCAGCCTTGGTCATCGCTTCGAGGCCGGCCTCAATCGAGGTCAGGGCCATGGAAATCTCAGCCGAACCGAAGGTGCTGATGTCCATAGAGTAGATCGAACCGATCGTGCCGTAGGACGTGCCGATAATGCCGGAACTCGTCTCGATCGTACCGGTCGAGGTCATGCCGAAAAGAACATTGCCCGTAGAGCTCGTGTCCAGGACGTAGTCCGTCGTCTTGACCGAGACGTTGCCGTTTCCGTCGCGGACGAAGGTCGACACGACGCTCTTGGTGCCGTCGGCACCGGCGACCCAGTTTTCACCGGAGAAGGAAGCCGACTGTGCGATGCTGAGCAGCTGCTGCTGCAGCTGACCGATTTCTTCCTGGACCTTGGTCTTGTCGACGCCCTTTTCGGTTGCGGCAACGATCTTCGCCTTGATCTCGCTGATGACGTCAATGGCGCTGTCCATGGCGGAGTAAGCGGTGTCGACCTTGGCGGCGCCTAGACCGAGAGCGTCGGACACGGCCGAAAGCGCCTTGTTGTCCGAACGCATGGTCGTTGCGATCGACCAGTAGGCGGCATTGTCGGCAGCCTTTTCAACACGATAACCCGACGAGACGTGGTTCTGCGTGTCTTCGAGGCTGTCGTTGATTCCGCGGAGTGTCTGAAGAGCGGCCATTGCCGCGACGTTCGTCAAAATGCTGGTCATGAAATGATTGCCCCTTGTTGGCATCTGGGAAAAAGGGACATTCCGGAATGTTACCGGGAACGGGGATCAGCCTCATGCCTGTTAACCGGTTGTTAATTTCGGTTAACCCGCCGTCTCGTTGAGCTGAGAAGACAACATTATGGTTAATCAATCGTTAACGGAAATAAGAAAGCCGCGCTTCGTCGAAGCGCGGCTCGGCACGAGGTGCCCGCCGGAGACCGGCGGGCCATATTTTCCGGCGCTTATTAGCCGCGGAAGAGCGACAGGATGGTCTGCGAAGAGGAGTTCGCGATCGACAGCGACTGGACAGCCAGCTGCTGCTGGGTCTGGAGGGCGCTGAGCTTGGAGGACTCTTCTTCCATGTCAGCGTCGACGAGGCGGCCGATACCGGAGTCGATCGAGTCGCTCAGAGCCGACACGAAGTTTTCCTGAAGTTCGATACGCTTGGAGATCGAGCCGAGAGCAGCACCGGCGCTGGTCATGGACTTCAGAGCCGATTCGACGTTGGTCAGAGCGGACTGGATCTCGCCGAGGGTGAAGTTGGTGATGTCCATCGCGTAGACCGAACCGGTCGCGCCGTTCGAAGAACCGAGGATACCTGTGGAGGTTTCGACCGCGCCGCCGCTCATGCCGAACAGAACGTTGCCAGTGGAGCTGTTGTCGAGAACGTAGTCGGTCATCACGACCGAAACGGCGTTGGAGCCGTCGCGGACGAAGGAGGCAACGACGTTCTTGGTGCCGTTAGCGCCGGCAACCCAGTTTTCACCGGAGAAGGAGGCCGACTGAGCGACGCTCAGGAGCTGCTGCTGCAGCTGGCTGATTTCTTCCTGGACCTTGGCCTTGTCGACGCCGTTTTCAGTCGCGGCAACGAGCTTGGCCTTGATATCGCCGACGACATCGATGGCGCTGTCCATGGCGGAGTAAGCGGTGTCGACCTTGGCGGCGCCGAGGCCGAGAGCGTCGGAAACAGCCGAAAGAGCCTTGTTATCCGAACGCATGGTCGTTGCGATCGACCAGTAAGCAGCGTTGTCGGCAGCTTTGCCGACGCGGTAGCCGGACGAAACGTGAGCCTGGGTCGTCTGGAGACCCTGGTTGACGCCACGCAGAGTCTGGAGGGCTGCCATTGCAGCATTATTGGTATTGATGCTCGTCATAGTTTGTTTGCCCCTTGTTGGCAGATTTTAAGAAGGGACATTCCGGATTTTCGGCCGGCCCACAGCGATCAGCATCATGCCTGTTAACCATTCTCGTTAGGGTTAACTCGCCGTTTCGATGGGCCTAGAAAACAGCAAGATGGTTAAGGAAAGCTAAATTCAAAATCGAAATTGCGTAAAAATATCTGATACTTACAGAGATTTACATTAACCTTATGTTAAAACATTTCGCGGCCGGGGATGAGCCGGCCGCGAAACTTGAAAGCCTTGTGCCGACCGTTTTAACGGAAGAGCGACAGGATGTTCTGCGAAGAGGAGTTCGCGATCGACAGCGACTGGATCGCCAGCTGCTGCTGGGTCTGCAGAGCGCTGAGCCTCGAGGATTCTTCCTCCATGTCGGCGTCGACGAGACGGCCGATACCGGAGTCGATCGAGTCGCTGAGAGCCGAGACGAAGTCTTCCTGGCTGTCGATGCGGCTGGAGAGCGAGCCGAGAGCAGCACCGGCGCTGGTCATCGACTTCAGAGCCGATTCGACGTTCGTCAGAGCCGACTGGATCTGGCCGGCCGTGAAGCTGGTGATGTCCATCGAGTAGATCGAACCGGTCGCGCCCGTCGAGGTACCGAGAATACCCGTGGAGGTTTCAACCGCGCCAGCGCTCATGCCGAACAGAACGTTGCCGGCGGAGCCGCTGTCGAGGACGTAGTCGGTCGTGGTGATCGATACGGCGTTGGAGCCGTCACGGACGAACGACGAAACGACGCTCTTGGTGCCGTTAGCGCCGGCAACCCAGTTCTCGCCGTTGAAGGAAGCCGACTGAGCGATGCTCAGGAGCTGCTGCTGCAGCTGACCGATTTCTTCCTGCACCTTGGCCTTGTCAACGCCGTTTTCAGTTGCGGCAACCAGCTTGGCCTTGATTTCGCCGACGACGTCGATGGCGCTGTCCATGGCGGTGTAAGCGGTATCGACCTTCGCAGCACCAACGCCGAGGGCGTCGGAAACGGCCGACAGTGCCTTGTTGTCCGAACGCATGGTCGTTGCGATCGACCAGTAGGCAGCGTTGTCGGAAGCCTTTTCAACGCGATAACCCGACGAAACGTGGTTCTGCGTTTTGTTGAGGCCCTGGTTGACGCTGCGCAGCGTCTGGAGAGCGGCCTGTGCGGAAGAATTCGTGTTAATGCTTGTCATAAATCTGTCCCCTGGAAACTAGATACAAAAAGGAGGACATACCGGACTGTAATACCGGCGATGACGGACCAGCTTCATGCTACTCGGCGCCTGCTTGTTTGGCCCAAACCCGTCATGTCCAGGGCAATCTCGCAGCCAATGCTTGCCAACTTCTTAAAAATAGAGGCTCCGTTCCGGCTCCTTACATCCCATAGTTAATACCGGCTGAATCTATCCCTTCGCATGCTAACATATCGGGAAAGAAGCCGTTTTCCCTCGGACAAGACAATGTCTTCATGAGGCGCACCTGTTTCAAGCAAGCTTCGAATGGCAACATGGCAGGTGCCGGGATAGCATCATCGGATCAATCCACCCGTTGTCCGGGAGGACGGATCGTGGGCGCTCGGCAATCGACAGCCATGCGAGAAAATTTCCTTCACGGAGTTGGGTTTTGAACAGCAAAGTTTCGTTCTCTGCGGCATCCAAAGATTACCAGGCAGGCCGCTACACAAAGTCCTTGGCGACGCTCAACCAGCTCATCGATACTCAGCAGGACGCCAAGACCTATGCGCTGCTGGCCAAGAACCTCGTGCAGCTCGGCTTCAAGGCCGATGCCGCGAAAGCCTATGGTCTGGCCGGCAATTGCGAAGGACCAAACGCCTACGAATATCAGAAGCAGGCTGCCAAGCTGCACTACGAAACCGGCAACGAGGACGAAGCGCTGCTGATCGCCATGCGCAACCTCACCAGAGCGCAGGAAGATCCCGAACTCGCCTTCATCATCACCGCGATCTATCTGAAGCGCCAGCAGCGGGATATCATCCGCCCGTTCAAGACGGTTCTGTCGGAAAGCATGAACCCCGATCACATGCGCCTGGCGGCCCTGCTGCTCAGCGACGATCTCAACGACGCAACCAACCAGACGCTTGCCCGCAACATCTTCAAACGCTTCCCGGGCAATCACGCCTTCCGCTTTCTTCACCTCGTTTTTGCCCGGGAATTCAACGATTTCGACGAGGCGGCCAAGCATCAGGCAGTGATCGACGACGCGCTGGCAAAGGGCAATGTCGAGATCCTGCGCAAGGACAACCCGTTCTATCATCTGCACTGGTGCGGCAACGAAGATTTCAACCGGTATGCGACGATCGGCACGGCCCCGCTTAACCAGGAACGCATCGCTTTCCGCCGCAACCAGCCGCACACATGGTCGAACAAGATCCGCATCGGCTACATGTCATCGGACTTCTGGGATCGCCACGCGACGATGAAGCTGCTGCAGCGCATTCTCGAATTGCACGACAGGGACAGGTTCGAGGTGACGCTCTTCTGCCATACAGGTCCCGAATACCTGAAGCATAACGTCACCGACCGCAGCCGCTGGGGCAGGATCGTCGACATTCACGGCTTCTCCGACCAGGCCGTGCTGGAAATCGTACGCGAGCACAATATCGACATCATGGTCGATCTCAAGGGTCATACGTCGGGCAGCCGCGCGTCAGCCTTCAACCTGCCGCTCGCACCTGTTCATGTCGGATGGCTCGGTTTTCCCGGCAGCACCGTCAACATCGATCTCGACTACGTCATCGGCGACCATTCGGTGCTGCCCGACTTGGCCAAGCCATTCTTCCATGAGAAATTCTGCCGGCTTCCGGAGAGCTACCAGCCGAATGATCCGATGCATCGCCCGAAGCCGCGTCCGGTCACCCGCGAGCAGCTCGGCCTGCCGGAAGAGGCCTTCATCTTCGCCTCCTTCAACGGCAACCGCAAGATTACGCCTGATGTGGTCAACAGCTGGTGCCGGATCCTCAAGCGGGCGCCGAACAGTGTGCTCTGGCTGATGGCCAATTCGCCGCGCAACCAGGCAAACCTGCTGAAGCAGTTCCAGACATCAGGCATTGCGCCCAAGCGCATCATCTTCTGCCCGCGCGCGCCCTACGAAGATCACATCAGCCGCCAGCAGGCAGCCGACCTCGGGATCGACACCTTCCCGGTCAACGGCCATACGACCACCTCGGAGCAGCTCTGGGGCGGCCTGCCGGTTTTGACCGTCAAGGGCACCAACTTCGCCTCACGCGTCAGCGAAAGCCTGCTCAGGGCGATCGATCTGCCCGAGCTCGTCGCAAGCGACCTGCAGGCTTATGAGGACCTTGCCGTCGAACTGGCGCAGAACCCGGGACGGATCGCCGAATACAAGGCACACCTCAAGGAGAGGCGCTATATCGCGCCGCTCTTCGACGCCGAACGCTTCTGCCATCATCTCGAGCAGGCCTATGAAATCATGGCAGAGCGCGCCAAGCAGGGCCTCGCACCCGATCACATGGATATTCCGGCGCTGCCGCCGCGCACGACACCGTTCGCAGCCGAGTGATGTTTTCCGAGACGGAATACCCGCCGAAGCGGTCCTGTTCGCTTCAGCGGGTCTTTACTTCTTTGCGATCAGTTCACGCCCGATGCGTTTAGGCGGCTCTCTGCGCAGAACGACGGCCGTCGTGACCGAGCCATAGCGCGCAATGGCATCGACGATGCTTTCAAGGCCACC from Rhizobium sp. NLR16a includes:
- a CDS encoding flagellin; the protein is MTVKITSAAAVNALAVLRSINKEASQTQQQVSSGYRIETAADDASYWSVATVMRSDSTNLGTIGDALGLGAAKVDATYTAMNSALDLVSQIRAKLVAAREPGTDKDKINAEISEYKEQLKTVVESTSFAGENWLLNSDKTAPPAWSVISGFVRASTGEYQAQTIDFPSSQTILIDKNNASGGLFTKAIDAQAINNSGTGPRNYYLLDAGSTTPATGSEIAIGKNTTDAQLVDMLDVTDSLFSSLTTTAASIGVMKTRIDDQIDYAADLSDSIDKSVGALVDTDMDEASIRQKAIETQKQMAVEAISILNTAASKILILLE
- a CDS encoding flagellin codes for the protein MTSILTNVAAMAALQTLRGINDSLEDTQNHVSSGYRVEKAADNAAYWSIATTMRSDNKALSAVSDALGLGAAKVDTAYSAMDSAIDVISEIKAKIVAATEKGVDKTKVQEEIGQLQQQLLSIAQSASFSGENWVAGADGTKSVVSTFVRDGNGNVSVKTTDYVLDTSSTGNVLFGMTSTGTIETSSGIIGTSYGTIGSIYSMDISTFGSAEISMALTSIEAGLEAMTKAASQLGSISTRIELQENFVGALTDSIDSGVGRLVDADMEEESSKLTALQTQQQLAIQSLSIANSSAQNILTLFRS
- a CDS encoding flagellin, which translates into the protein MTSINTNNAAMAALQTLRGVNQGLQTTQAHVSSGYRVGKAADNAAYWSIATTMRSDNKALSAVSDALGLGAAKVDTAYSAMDSAIDVVGDIKAKLVAATENGVDKAKVQEEISQLQQQLLSVAQSASFSGENWVAGANGTKNVVASFVRDGSNAVSVVMTDYVLDNSSTGNVLFGMSGGAVETSTGILGSSNGATGSVYAMDITNFTLGEIQSALTNVESALKSMTSAGAALGSISKRIELQENFVSALSDSIDSGIGRLVDADMEEESSKLSALQTQQQLAVQSLSIANSSSQTILSLFRG
- a CDS encoding flagellin, which produces MTSINTNSSAQAALQTLRSVNQGLNKTQNHVSSGYRVEKASDNAAYWSIATTMRSDNKALSAVSDALGVGAAKVDTAYTAMDSAIDVVGEIKAKLVAATENGVDKAKVQEEIGQLQQQLLSIAQSASFNGENWVAGANGTKSVVSSFVRDGSNAVSITTTDYVLDSGSAGNVLFGMSAGAVETSTGILGTSTGATGSIYSMDITSFTAGQIQSALTNVESALKSMTSAGAALGSLSSRIDSQEDFVSALSDSIDSGIGRLVDADMEEESSRLSALQTQQQLAIQSLSIANSSSQNILSLFR
- a CDS encoding glycosyl transferase; the encoded protein is MNSKVSFSAASKDYQAGRYTKSLATLNQLIDTQQDAKTYALLAKNLVQLGFKADAAKAYGLAGNCEGPNAYEYQKQAAKLHYETGNEDEALLIAMRNLTRAQEDPELAFIITAIYLKRQQRDIIRPFKTVLSESMNPDHMRLAALLLSDDLNDATNQTLARNIFKRFPGNHAFRFLHLVFAREFNDFDEAAKHQAVIDDALAKGNVEILRKDNPFYHLHWCGNEDFNRYATIGTAPLNQERIAFRRNQPHTWSNKIRIGYMSSDFWDRHATMKLLQRILELHDRDRFEVTLFCHTGPEYLKHNVTDRSRWGRIVDIHGFSDQAVLEIVREHNIDIMVDLKGHTSGSRASAFNLPLAPVHVGWLGFPGSTVNIDLDYVIGDHSVLPDLAKPFFHEKFCRLPESYQPNDPMHRPKPRPVTREQLGLPEEAFIFASFNGNRKITPDVVNSWCRILKRAPNSVLWLMANSPRNQANLLKQFQTSGIAPKRIIFCPRAPYEDHISRQQAADLGIDTFPVNGHTTTSEQLWGGLPVLTVKGTNFASRVSESLLRAIDLPELVASDLQAYEDLAVELAQNPGRIAEYKAHLKERRYIAPLFDAERFCHHLEQAYEIMAERAKQGLAPDHMDIPALPPRTTPFAAE